From a single Phocoena sinus isolate mPhoSin1 chromosome 1, mPhoSin1.pri, whole genome shotgun sequence genomic region:
- the PLPPR4 gene encoding phospholipid phosphatase-related protein type 4 isoform X2: protein MSAKERPKGKVIKDSVTLLPCFYFVELPILASSVVSLYFLELTDVFKPVHSGFSCYDRSLSMPYIEPTQEAIPFLMLLSLAFAGPAITIMVGEGILYCCLSKRRNGIGLEPNINAGGCNFNSFLRRAVRFVGVHVFGLCSTALITDIIQLSTGYQAPYFLTVCKPNYTSLNVSCKENSYIVEDICSGSDLTVINSGRKSFPSQHATLAAFAAVYISGLYAVGNFLPSEESMFQHREALRSLTDLNQDPSRVLSAKNGSSSDGIAHTEGILNRNHRDASSLTNLKRANADVEIITPRSPMGKENMVTFSNTLPRANTPSVEDPVRRNATIHASMDSARSKQLLTQWKNKNESRKLSLQVIETEPGQSPPRSIEMRSSSEPSRVGVNGDHHGPGNQYLKIQPGTVPGCNNSMPGGPRVSIQSRPGSSQLVHIPEETQENISTSPKSSSARAKWLKAAEKTVACNRSNSQPRIMQVIAMSKQQGVLQSSPKNTEGSTVSCTGSIRYKTLTDHEPSGIVRVEAHPENNRPVIQIPSTEGEGSGSWKWKAPEKGNLRQTYELNDLNRDSESCESLKDSYGSGDRKRSNIDNHEHHHHGITTIRVTPVEGSEIGSETLSISSSRDSTLRRKGNIILIPERSSSPENTRNIFYKGTSPTRAYKD from the exons TTGCCTATATTGGCATCATCGGTGGTTAGCCTGTATTTCCTGGAACTCACAGATGTCTTCAAACCTGTGCACTCTGGATTCAGCTGCTATGACCGGAGTCTTAGCATGCCATACATTGAACCCACACAGGAGGCAATTCCATTCCTCATGCTGCTTAGCTTGGCTTTCGCCGGACCTGCAATTACG ATTATGGTAGGGGAAGGAATTCTCTACTGTTGCCTATCCAAAAGAAGGAATGGAATTGGCCTGGAGCCCAATATTAATGCCGGAGGCTGCAACTTCAACTCTTTCCTTAGAAGAGCCGTCAGATTCGTTG GTGTTCATGTGTTTGGACTCTGCTCTACAGCTCTCATCACAGATATCATCCAGCTGTCCACAGGCTACCAGGCACCGTACTTTCTGACTGTGTGCAAGCCAAACTATACCTCTCTGAATGTGTCTTGCAAAGAGAATTCCTACATTGTAGAAGATATTTGCTCAGGATCTGATCTTACAGTTATCAACAGCGGCAG AAAATCATTCCCTTCACAACATGCGACCCTTGCTGCCTTTGCAGCTGTGTACATTTCG GGTCTGTATGCTGTGGGGAATTTTCTGCCTAGCGAAGAGAGTATGTTTCAGCACAGAGAAGCCCTCAGGTCTCTGACAGACCTCAATCAAGACCCCAGCCGAGTTTTATCTGCTAAAAATGGTAGCAGTAGTGACGGAATTGCTCACACAGAAGGCATCCTCAACCGAAACCATAGAGATGCTAGCTCATTGACAAACCTCAAAAGGGCAAATGCTGATGTAGAAATCATCACTCCACGGAGCCCCATGGGGAAGGAAAACATGGTTACCTTCAGCAATACCTTGCCTAGAGCCAACACCCCATCCGTGGAAGACCCTGTGAGAAGAAACGCCACCATTCATGCCTCTATGGATTCTGCTAGATCCAAGCAGCTCCTCACCCAGTGGAAGAATAAGAATGAAAGTCGTAAGTTGTCCCTGCAGGTTATAGAGACCGAGCCTGGACAGTCACCACCCAGATCCATTGAAATGAGGTCAAGCTCGGAGCCGTCGAGGGTGGGGGTCAATGGAGACCACCATGGTCCCGGCAATCAGTACCTCAAGATCCAGCCTGGCACCGTCCCCGGGTGTAACAACAGTATGCCTGGGGGACCAAGAGTGTCCATTCAGTCCCGCCCCGGGTCCTCACAGTTAGTGCACATCCCTGAGGAGACGCAGGAAAACATAAGCACCTCCCCCAAAAGCAGCTCCGCTCGGGCCAAGTGGCTGAAAGCTGCGGAGAAGACCGTGGCCTGTAATAGAAGCAACAGCCAGCCTCGAATCATGCAAGTCATAGCCATGTCCAAGCAGCAGGGCGTCCTCCAAAGCAGCCCCAAGAACACCGAAGGCAGTACGGTCTCCTGCACTGGCTCCATCCGCTACAAAACCTTGACAGACCACGAGCCCAGTGGGATCGTGAGGGTTGAGGCTCACCCGGAGAACAACAGGCCCGTCATACAGATCCCGTCCACCGAAGGTGAAGGCAGTGGCTCCTGGAAATGGAAAGCCCCTGAAAAGGGCAACCTTCGCCAAACTTATGAACTCAACGATCTCAACAGGGACTCCGAAAGCTGTGAGTCCCTGAAAGACAGTTATGGTTCTGGAGATCGAAAGAGAAGCAACATTGATAACCATGAGCATCACCACCATGGAATCACCACCATCCGTGTCACCCCAGTAGAGGGCAGCGAAATTGGTTCAGAGACcctgtccatttcttcctcccGCGACTCCACCCTGCGGAGAAAGGGCAACATCATCTTAATTCCTGAAAGAAGCAGCAGCCCTGAAAACACTAGGAATATCTTCTACAAAGGAACCTCCCCAACGCGGGCTTATAAGGATTGA
- the PLPPR4 gene encoding phospholipid phosphatase-related protein type 4 isoform X1, translated as MSAKERPKGKVIKDSVTLLPCFYFVELPILASSVVSLYFLELTDVFKPVHSGFSCYDRSLSMPYIEPTQEAIPFLMLLSLAFAGPAITIMVGEGILYCCLSKRRNGIGLEPNINAGGCNFNSFLRRAVRFVGVHVFGLCSTALITDIIQLSTGYQAPYFLTVCKPNYTSLNVSCKENSYIVEDICSGSDLTVINSGRKSFPSQHATLAAFAAVYISMYFNSTLTDSSKLLKPLLVFTFIICGIICGLTRITQYKNHPVDVYCGFLIGGGIALYLGLYAVGNFLPSEESMFQHREALRSLTDLNQDPSRVLSAKNGSSSDGIAHTEGILNRNHRDASSLTNLKRANADVEIITPRSPMGKENMVTFSNTLPRANTPSVEDPVRRNATIHASMDSARSKQLLTQWKNKNESRKLSLQVIETEPGQSPPRSIEMRSSSEPSRVGVNGDHHGPGNQYLKIQPGTVPGCNNSMPGGPRVSIQSRPGSSQLVHIPEETQENISTSPKSSSARAKWLKAAEKTVACNRSNSQPRIMQVIAMSKQQGVLQSSPKNTEGSTVSCTGSIRYKTLTDHEPSGIVRVEAHPENNRPVIQIPSTEGEGSGSWKWKAPEKGNLRQTYELNDLNRDSESCESLKDSYGSGDRKRSNIDNHEHHHHGITTIRVTPVEGSEIGSETLSISSSRDSTLRRKGNIILIPERSSSPENTRNIFYKGTSPTRAYKD; from the exons TTGCCTATATTGGCATCATCGGTGGTTAGCCTGTATTTCCTGGAACTCACAGATGTCTTCAAACCTGTGCACTCTGGATTCAGCTGCTATGACCGGAGTCTTAGCATGCCATACATTGAACCCACACAGGAGGCAATTCCATTCCTCATGCTGCTTAGCTTGGCTTTCGCCGGACCTGCAATTACG ATTATGGTAGGGGAAGGAATTCTCTACTGTTGCCTATCCAAAAGAAGGAATGGAATTGGCCTGGAGCCCAATATTAATGCCGGAGGCTGCAACTTCAACTCTTTCCTTAGAAGAGCCGTCAGATTCGTTG GTGTTCATGTGTTTGGACTCTGCTCTACAGCTCTCATCACAGATATCATCCAGCTGTCCACAGGCTACCAGGCACCGTACTTTCTGACTGTGTGCAAGCCAAACTATACCTCTCTGAATGTGTCTTGCAAAGAGAATTCCTACATTGTAGAAGATATTTGCTCAGGATCTGATCTTACAGTTATCAACAGCGGCAG AAAATCATTCCCTTCACAACATGCGACCCTTGCTGCCTTTGCAGCTGTGTACATTTCG atgtacTTCAATTCCACACTAACGGATTCCTCTAAGCTTCTGAAACCTCTCTTGGTCTTCACCTTTATCATCTGTGGAATCATCTGTGGGCTAACACGGATAACTCAGTATAAGAACCACCCAGTTGATGTCTATTGTGGCTTTTTAATAGGAGGAGGAATTGCTCTATACTTG GGTCTGTATGCTGTGGGGAATTTTCTGCCTAGCGAAGAGAGTATGTTTCAGCACAGAGAAGCCCTCAGGTCTCTGACAGACCTCAATCAAGACCCCAGCCGAGTTTTATCTGCTAAAAATGGTAGCAGTAGTGACGGAATTGCTCACACAGAAGGCATCCTCAACCGAAACCATAGAGATGCTAGCTCATTGACAAACCTCAAAAGGGCAAATGCTGATGTAGAAATCATCACTCCACGGAGCCCCATGGGGAAGGAAAACATGGTTACCTTCAGCAATACCTTGCCTAGAGCCAACACCCCATCCGTGGAAGACCCTGTGAGAAGAAACGCCACCATTCATGCCTCTATGGATTCTGCTAGATCCAAGCAGCTCCTCACCCAGTGGAAGAATAAGAATGAAAGTCGTAAGTTGTCCCTGCAGGTTATAGAGACCGAGCCTGGACAGTCACCACCCAGATCCATTGAAATGAGGTCAAGCTCGGAGCCGTCGAGGGTGGGGGTCAATGGAGACCACCATGGTCCCGGCAATCAGTACCTCAAGATCCAGCCTGGCACCGTCCCCGGGTGTAACAACAGTATGCCTGGGGGACCAAGAGTGTCCATTCAGTCCCGCCCCGGGTCCTCACAGTTAGTGCACATCCCTGAGGAGACGCAGGAAAACATAAGCACCTCCCCCAAAAGCAGCTCCGCTCGGGCCAAGTGGCTGAAAGCTGCGGAGAAGACCGTGGCCTGTAATAGAAGCAACAGCCAGCCTCGAATCATGCAAGTCATAGCCATGTCCAAGCAGCAGGGCGTCCTCCAAAGCAGCCCCAAGAACACCGAAGGCAGTACGGTCTCCTGCACTGGCTCCATCCGCTACAAAACCTTGACAGACCACGAGCCCAGTGGGATCGTGAGGGTTGAGGCTCACCCGGAGAACAACAGGCCCGTCATACAGATCCCGTCCACCGAAGGTGAAGGCAGTGGCTCCTGGAAATGGAAAGCCCCTGAAAAGGGCAACCTTCGCCAAACTTATGAACTCAACGATCTCAACAGGGACTCCGAAAGCTGTGAGTCCCTGAAAGACAGTTATGGTTCTGGAGATCGAAAGAGAAGCAACATTGATAACCATGAGCATCACCACCATGGAATCACCACCATCCGTGTCACCCCAGTAGAGGGCAGCGAAATTGGTTCAGAGACcctgtccatttcttcctcccGCGACTCCACCCTGCGGAGAAAGGGCAACATCATCTTAATTCCTGAAAGAAGCAGCAGCCCTGAAAACACTAGGAATATCTTCTACAAAGGAACCTCCCCAACGCGGGCTTATAAGGATTGA